From one Labeo rohita strain BAU-BD-2019 chromosome 8, IGBB_LRoh.1.0, whole genome shotgun sequence genomic stretch:
- the LOC127170134 gene encoding coiled-coil domain-containing protein 74A: MTKAVEKSIMEMSNLPPLRNLPSWTRVRDLDRVRYPRLLSSDSVVRSPPVDIKPRVDAHNTRVASLEKDILFLQQQHKDTLERLHVEIEDLKRVNKELQYQLIMEHENSSKESIWSNSNSSKSSSGGSAEKNSQCGFISSEEASEVGGGGAVTSLLPLRITCSPSQQPRTPTQKECELIIRQLYHANTTQYQELLRIKMLLREITSKNRSAAEVFSLARASLCDNSRAEVFEHFPKLPLKPLPKKQIPNHAGKGETVLLPAIKRNLSSTMSERQRRAQDVHRMRLRRVVNS; this comes from the exons TAATTTGCCACCGCTGCGAAACCTGCCCAGCTGGACCAGGGTTCGAGATCTGGACCGGGTGAGATACCCCAGACTTCTGTCCAGTGACTCAGTGGTCAGATCTCCACCTGTGGACATCAAGCCCAGGGTAGATGCACACAACACACGTGTCGCATCTCTGGAGAAAGATATTCTGTTCCTCCAACAACAGCATAAAGACACACTGGAGAGACTGCATGTGGAAATTGAAGATCTGAAGCGTGTTAATAAAG AATTACAGTATCAGCTGATTATGGAACATGAAAATTCTTCGAAAG AGTCCATATGGTCCAACAGTAATTCCTCAAAATCCAGTAGCGGCGGTTCAGCTGAGAAGAATTCCCAGTGTGGATTCATCAG CTCAGAGGAGGCGTCCGAGGTGGGAGGAGGAGGTGCAGTCACATCTTTGCTGCCTCTCAGGATCACTTGCAGTCCGTCCCAGCAGCCCCGCACCCCGACGCAGAAGGAGTGCGAGCTCATCATCCGGCAGCTTTATCACGCCAACACCACGCAGTATCAGGAG CTGCTGCGGATCAAGATGCTGCTCAGAGAAATCACTTCCAAAAACAGATCGGCCGCTGAAGTTTTCTCTCTCGCAAGAGCCTCACTCTGTGACAACAGCAG GGCTGAAGTTTTTGAGCATTTTCCAAAACTACCTCTCAAACCACTGCCAAAGAAACA GATCCCGAATCACGCCGGTAAAGGAGAAACTGTGCTTCTCCCAGCCATCAAGCGCAATCTCAGCAGCACCATGTCAGAGCGGCAGAGGAGAGCGCAGGACGTGCACAGAATGCGTCTCAGGAGAGTTGTGAACTCTTAA
- the gatd3l gene encoding ES1 protein, mitochondrial — protein sequence MLASRAHLAKQAAVMLMRQPACLMHHGGDWGNWGNTNIAVVFSGCGWWDGTDIHEAAYTMYHLSRNGARFQIFAPNQQQMHVMDHMRMQPSSSDNRNMMMESARFSHGQGMMQMNDLSKLDVNSFDAVIFPGGHGIVKNLSTFSKDGKDCKLNNDVERIMKDFHRARKPIGLSSMAPLLACRVLPNLEVTMGYERDESSRWGRWPNTNMVQAVKSMGARHNTREPYEAYVDEKNKVISTPTFMWETDYHYHYIFDGIGNMVKHVMRMTAK from the exons ATGTTGGCATCACGGGCACACCTCGCCAAGCAGGCCGCGGTCATGCTGATGCGCCAACCCGCCTGCCTGATGCATCATGGGGGAGACTGGGGCAACTGGGGTAACACCAACATCGCTGTG GTTTTCTCTGGCTGCGGTTGGTGGGATGGAACTGACATCCATGAGGCTGCCTA CACCATGTACCACTTGAGCCGTAATGGAGCCCGCTTTCAGATCTTTGCTCCAAACCAGCAGCAAATGCACGTCATGGACCACATGAGGATGCAGCCATCATCAAGTGACAACAG GAACATGATGATGGAGTCTGCACGATTCAGCCACGGTCAGGGCATGATGCAGATGAACGATCTGTCCAAACTGGACGTCAACAGCTTTGATGCCGTCATCTTCCCGGGAGGCCACGGAATAGTCAAGAACCT GTCCACCTTCAGCAAAGACGGCAAAGACTGCAAGCTGAATAATGATGTGGAAAGAATTATGAAGGACTTCCACCGCGCCCGCAAGCCAATTGG TCTGTCTAGCATGGCTCCTCTCCTGGCGTGCAGAGTCCTGCCCAATCTGGAGGTCACGATGGGTTACGAACGTGACGAGAGCAGCCGCTGGGGCCGCTGGCCCAACACCAACATGGTGCAGGCGGTTAAGAGCATGGGGGCCCGTCACAACACTCGTGAACCTT ACGAGGCCTATGTGGATGAGAAAAACAAGGTGATCAGCACTCCAACCTTCATGTGGGAGACTGACTATCACTACCATTACATCTTTGATGGCATCGGGAACATGGTCAAACATGTCATGCGCATGACTGCCAAGTGA